One window of the Peromyscus leucopus breed LL Stock chromosome 17, UCI_PerLeu_2.1, whole genome shotgun sequence genome contains the following:
- the LOC119089242 gene encoding zinc finger protein 709-like isoform X2, which yields MRAAAVICEESAGEVGRRDMASVSFEDVAVHFTQEEWALLDPSQKSLYRDVMQETCRNLAAIGNKWEEENVEGCHKIPGRNRRSSMLETSHENTGAGQDEETVMWIADLHTSMTVFPELTQCESNVCGKISMCPSSSCRHATSHSHYKSHDHEECGGNQYDLNSLTSFQRCMGAHTGNGPCECEVCLKAFCFPNSLGIHQEAHSGKTPYQYKECAKASLYTHRGTHTMGKLYECNICGKALSSSTSLQRHEIIHTERLYECTYCGKGFKYPKYLRLHERIHTGEKPYECKQCGKAFRFPGALPLHEKIHTGEKPYECKQCGKAFRFPGSLPLHEKIHTGEKPYECKQCGKAFRRHYHLQLHEKIHTGEKPYECKQCGKAFRRHSHLQRHERTHAREKPYECK from the exons GCCTCAGTGAGCTTTGAGGACGTGGCTGTGCACTTCACCCAggaagagtgggctttgctggatccttcccagaagagtcTGTACAGAGATGTGATGCAGGAGACCTGCAGGAACCTGGCTGCGATAG GAAACAAATGGGAAGAGGAGAATGTTGAAGGCTGTCATAAAATTCCTGGAAGAAATCGAAG AAGTTCCATGTTAGAGACCTCTCATGAGAATACAGGAGCTGGTCAAGATGAAGAAACCGTGATGTGGATAGCAGATCTCCATACAAGCATGACAGTTTTTCCCGAACTAACACAATGTGAATCCAATGTGTGTGGAAAGATTTCTATGTGTCCTTCATCTTCTTGTAGGCATGCCACATCTCACTCTCATTATAAATCACATGATCATGAGGAATGTGGAGGCAATCAATATGACTTGAATTCTCTCACCAGCTTTCAAAGGTGTATGGGAGCTCACACTGGGAATGGGCCTTGTGAATGTGAGGTATGTTtaaaagctttctgttttccaaattCATTAGGAATACATCAAGAGGCTCACAGTGGAAAAACACCCTATCAATACAAGGAATGTGCGAAGGCCTCTCTTTATACACACAGAGGAACACACACTATGGGAAAGCTTTATGAATGCAATATATGTGGTAAAGCTTTGAGTTCTTCTACTTCCCTTCAAAGACATGAAATAATTCACACTGAAAGACTCTATGAATGTACATATTGTGGTAAAGGCTTTAAATATCCCAAGTATCTTCGAttacatgaaagaattcatactggagagaaaccctatgaatgtaaacagtgtggtaaagcctttagaTTTCCTGGTGCCTTGCCGCTACATgaaaaaattcatactggagaaaaaccctatgaatgtaaacaatgtggtaaagcctttagaTTTCCCGGTTCCTTGCCATTACATGAAAAAATTCATACTGGGGAAAAGCCTTATGAATGTAAacaatgtggtaaagcttttagGCGTCACTATCATCTTCAATTACATgaaaaaattcatactggagaaaaaccctatgaatgtaaacaatgtggaaaagccttcagACGGCACAGTCATCTTCAGAGACATGAACGAACTCATGCTcgagagaaaccctatgagtgtAAATAA
- the LOC119089242 gene encoding zinc finger protein 709-like isoform X1, which produces MDLVNVSPGTSQQPGTSTEESAVCYSLGPEAVRPRESVGIQQASVSFEDVAVHFTQEEWALLDPSQKSLYRDVMQETCRNLAAIGNKWEEENVEGCHKIPGRNRRSSMLETSHENTGAGQDEETVMWIADLHTSMTVFPELTQCESNVCGKISMCPSSSCRHATSHSHYKSHDHEECGGNQYDLNSLTSFQRCMGAHTGNGPCECEVCLKAFCFPNSLGIHQEAHSGKTPYQYKECAKASLYTHRGTHTMGKLYECNICGKALSSSTSLQRHEIIHTERLYECTYCGKGFKYPKYLRLHERIHTGEKPYECKQCGKAFRFPGALPLHEKIHTGEKPYECKQCGKAFRFPGSLPLHEKIHTGEKPYECKQCGKAFRRHYHLQLHEKIHTGEKPYECKQCGKAFRRHSHLQRHERTHAREKPYECK; this is translated from the exons GCCTCAGTGAGCTTTGAGGACGTGGCTGTGCACTTCACCCAggaagagtgggctttgctggatccttcccagaagagtcTGTACAGAGATGTGATGCAGGAGACCTGCAGGAACCTGGCTGCGATAG GAAACAAATGGGAAGAGGAGAATGTTGAAGGCTGTCATAAAATTCCTGGAAGAAATCGAAG AAGTTCCATGTTAGAGACCTCTCATGAGAATACAGGAGCTGGTCAAGATGAAGAAACCGTGATGTGGATAGCAGATCTCCATACAAGCATGACAGTTTTTCCCGAACTAACACAATGTGAATCCAATGTGTGTGGAAAGATTTCTATGTGTCCTTCATCTTCTTGTAGGCATGCCACATCTCACTCTCATTATAAATCACATGATCATGAGGAATGTGGAGGCAATCAATATGACTTGAATTCTCTCACCAGCTTTCAAAGGTGTATGGGAGCTCACACTGGGAATGGGCCTTGTGAATGTGAGGTATGTTtaaaagctttctgttttccaaattCATTAGGAATACATCAAGAGGCTCACAGTGGAAAAACACCCTATCAATACAAGGAATGTGCGAAGGCCTCTCTTTATACACACAGAGGAACACACACTATGGGAAAGCTTTATGAATGCAATATATGTGGTAAAGCTTTGAGTTCTTCTACTTCCCTTCAAAGACATGAAATAATTCACACTGAAAGACTCTATGAATGTACATATTGTGGTAAAGGCTTTAAATATCCCAAGTATCTTCGAttacatgaaagaattcatactggagagaaaccctatgaatgtaaacagtgtggtaaagcctttagaTTTCCTGGTGCCTTGCCGCTACATgaaaaaattcatactggagaaaaaccctatgaatgtaaacaatgtggtaaagcctttagaTTTCCCGGTTCCTTGCCATTACATGAAAAAATTCATACTGGGGAAAAGCCTTATGAATGTAAacaatgtggtaaagcttttagGCGTCACTATCATCTTCAATTACATgaaaaaattcatactggagaaaaaccctatgaatgtaaacaatgtggaaaagccttcagACGGCACAGTCATCTTCAGAGACATGAACGAACTCATGCTcgagagaaaccctatgagtgtAAATAA